In one Plutella xylostella chromosome 20, ilPluXylo3.1, whole genome shotgun sequence genomic region, the following are encoded:
- the LOC105382461 gene encoding ubiquitin-conjugating enzyme E2 C: MAQNINPHYSSSSNPEKQNEGTIKLKDNHAVSKRLQKELMELMRCADKGISAFPESENLFKWIGTINGPLETVYAGHKYKLSLEFPNSYPYAPPVVKFVTPCFHPNVDTCGLICLDILKDKWTALYDVRTVLLSIQSLLAEPNTQSPLNQQASYLWPNQPAYKKYLDEFYNKHKDS; the protein is encoded by the exons ATGGCTCAAAACATCAATCCTCATTATTCTTCGTCCTCTAATCCCGAGAAACAGAACGAGGGCACGATTAAACTGAAAGACAATCACGCTGTAAGCAAAAG ACTGCAGAAAGAGTTGATGGAGCTGATGAGATGCGCTGACAAGGGCATTTCGGCATTTCCAGAGAGTGAAAACCTATTTAAGTGGATAGGCACCATTAACGGCCCGCTGGAGACAGTTTACGCGGGACACAAGTACAAACTGTCCCTGGAGTTCCCCAACTCGTATCCCTACGCTCCTCCCGTTGTGAAGTTTGTGACTCCGTGCTTTCACCCCAATGTGGACACCTGTGGTTTGATATGTTTGGACATTTTAAAAGACAAGTGGACAGCTTTGTATGATGTCCGCACAGTCCTACTCTCCATCCAGAGCTTGCTAGCTGAGCCCAACACGCAGAGTCCGCTGAACCAGCAGGCTTCGTACCTGTGGCCCAACCAGCCCGCCTACAAGAAGTACCTAGATgaattttacaataaacacAAAGACTCATAG
- the LOC105383212 gene encoding syntaxin-16, whose translation MVSRSLTEVFVLMRNNAMHTRQMLGEQYDSEKAHLMSRSADAESGLAGEAPPPPWRDVLEEAHYVLSRLKTKIAELQACHERQIRRPLLDDSSQQEAISRVAAEVAAHFTSAHRHCTAIRAYARQGTKTEQKLVNNVVLALVSSLQELSLTFRSAQAHYLKTLTSREERSNAFFELPNFEELSLDDHSELLPGLTANQTDMLFALPSTSTNQNGYLEDENLDQMFERQAVSQKQLLLRQEENTKMVAEREAEVNKIVHSIMDLNDIFKDLAHMVHDQGTVLDRIDYNIEQTQVQVHEGYKQLQKAERYQRKNRKMHCILVLGVMIIILAVLLIIVKS comes from the exons ATGGTGTCTCGTAGCCTCACAGAAGTGTTCGTTTTGATGCGAAATAATGCTATGCACACTCGGCAAATGTTGGGCGAACAG TATGATTCAGAGAAGGCCCACCTGATGTCTCGCTCGGCGGACGCGGAGAGCGGGCTGGCGGgcgaggcgccgccgccgccgtggcgCGACGTGCTGGAGGAGGCGCACTATGTGCTGTCCAG ACTAAAGACCAAGATCGCGGAACTGCAAGCGTGCCACGAGCGGCAGATCCGGCGCCCGCTGCTGGACGACAGTTCGCAGCAGGAGGCCATCAGCCGCGTCGCCGCTGAGGTCGCCGCGCACTTCACCAGCGCGCACCGACACTGCACCGCCATCAGGGCGTACGCACGACAGG GTACAAAAACAGAGCAGAAGCTGGTGAACAACGTGGTCCTGGCACTGGTCTCCAGCCTGCAGGAGCTGAGCCTGACGTTCCGTTCCGCGCAGGCGCACTATCTCAAAACCCTTACCTCCAGAGAGGAGCGCTCCAACGCCTTCTTCGAACTGCCCAACTTCGAGGAGCTCAGCCTCGATGACCACTCCGAGTTACTACCCGGGTTGACAGCAAACCAGACGGATATGTTGTTTGCTCTACCCAGCACTTCGACAAACCAAAATGGTTATTTAGAAGACGAGAATCTAGACCAAATGTTTGAAAGACAAGCGGTGAGCCAGAAACAGCTGCTGTTAAGACAAGAGGAGAACACCAAAATGGTAGCGGAACGGGAAGCGGAAGTGAATAAAATTGTGCATTCGATTATGGATTTAAACGATATATTTAAGGACTTGGCTCACATGGTCCATGACCAGGGCACGGTGCTAGATAGGATAGACTACAACATCGAACAGACGCAAGTGCAGGTTCACGAGGGCTACAAGCAGTTGCAGAAAGCTGAGCGGTATCAGAGGAAAAACAGGAAAATGCACTGTATTCTTGTGCTAGGAGTTATGATTATTATACTGGCGGTTCTACTTATCATTGTTAAGAGTTAG
- the LOC105383180 gene encoding actin-related protein 8, whose product MSAPAQEPGPEHFQQFPSNRIIVVHPGSLYVRIGRASDLLPVKQLHCIARYRRPGGKIYRDPFIPPSAPKTKDLIQELEECRLQVSHTLQSCVQSNGARRYATPPQQIAAFNRRSLPEMVNDGEPWPQVQSDVVVGDLVLDIDPDLPYNIHFPYRRGDFNIHSEVGGSLSSVLNDMFTIWSAIIEHKLGIPLMELVKYRCVLLIPDIYSRSHLKYLMSLLLKDLGFGSCFLVQESVGATFGAGIGSACVVDVGDQKMAISCVEDGISHKTTRLRMDYGAGDVCQTLSWMFHKSVFPYKDWNENVPRDVMLMRSLYQDFSHVNLDICGPQERTFLVDHPGDIVNKYTLQIGDECIISPLAMFYTDLLKITGLKSTKIQNRQPSDPEDPFDAEFLRETGRKRETADPAANESQTFEVANESQTTTNPDEDIVVDTLEGGPGDMVSLTPGQVLALDAAILQSIDRCPSEELKRKMYSSILIVGGGVKIQGLATWLQNRLALQIPYAYKTEQLEIVTSPKDIDPASTAWKGAAVMSCLESAIELWINQSEWNKYGLKILRERAPFIW is encoded by the coding sequence ATGAGTGCGCCGGCCCAGGAGCCGGGCCCGGAGCATTTCCAGCAGTTCCCCTCGAACAGGATCATCGTGGTGCACCCCGGGTCCCTCTACGTGCGCATCGGGCGAGCTTCCGACCTGCTGCCCGTCAAGCAGCTGCACTGTATAGCTAGGTACCGACGCCCTGGCGGCAAAATATACCGGGACCCTTTCATACCGCCCAGCGCGCCCAAAACTAAAGACCTTATACAGGAACTCGAGGAATGCCGGCTGCAAGTGTCACATACGCTACAGTCGTGTGTCCAGTCGAACGGGGCGCGGCGCTACGCTACTCCGCCTCAGCAGATCGCGGCTTTTAACCGTAGATCTTTGCCGGAGATGGTGAACGATGGCGAGCCGTGGCCGCAGGTGCAGAGCGACGTGGTGGTTGGTGACCTCGTCCTGGACATCGACCCCGACCTGCCCTACAACATACACTTCCCATACAGAAGAGGCGACTTCAACATACACTCTGAAGTGGGAGGCTCTCTGTCCTCGGTACTCAATGATATGTTCACTATCTGGAGCGCCATAATAGAGCATAAACTCGGTATTCCACTGATGGAGTTAGTGAAATACAGATGTGTTCTGCTCATACCTGATATTTACTCTAGGAGTCACTTGAAGTACCTCATGTCATTATTACTAAAGGATTTAGGTTTTGGATCATGTTTCTTAGTGCAAGAGAGTGTTGGTGCAACATTTGGGGCAGGGATTGGCTCTGCTTGTGTTGTGGATGTTGGAGACCAGAAGATGGCAATATCCTGTGTGGAAGATGGAATTTCACACAAAACTACTAGACTAAGAATGGACTATGGAGCAGGGGATGTCTGCCAGACACTGTCATGGATGTTCCATAAGAGTGTGTTTCCCTACAAAGACTGGAATGAGAATGTTCCAAGAGATGTGATGCTGATGAGGAGCCTGTACCAAGACTTCAGTCATGTGAACCTTGACATCTGTGGCCCACAGGAGAGGACATTCCTGGTGGACCATCCTGGAGACATTGTGAACAAATACACACTGCAAATAGGTGATGAATGCATAATATCCCCTCTAGCCATGTTCTACACTGATCTCCTTAAAATCACAGGGTTGAAGAGCACAAAGATACAGAACCGTCAACCGAGTGATCCAGAGGATCCATTTGATGCAGAGTTCTTGAGAGAAACAGGAAGAAAGAGGGAGACAGCTGATCCAGCAGCCAATGAAAGCCAGACATTTGAAGTAGCCAATGAAAGTCAGACAACAACCAACCCTGATGAAGACATTGTAGTGGACACATTAGAAGGGGGTCCTGGGGACATGGTCTCACTAACACCAGGACAGGTATTAGCTTTAGATGCTGCAATACTGCAGAGTATTGACCGCTGCCCAAGCGAAGAGCTGAAGCGGAAAATGTACAGTAGCATTCTTATTGTAGGTGGGGGAGTAAAGATACAGGGCTTAGCTACGTGGCTACAGAACAGACTAGCTCTTCAAATACCTTACGCATACAAGACAGAGCAGTTAGAAATAGTGACAAGTCCTAAAGACATAGATCCAGCGAGTACGGCCTGGAAGGGAGCAGCCGTCATGTCGTGTCTGGAGTCTGCTATTGAACTGTGGATCAACCAAAGTGAGTGGAACAAATATGGACTAAAGATTCTAAGAGAAAGAGCACCATTTATATGGTAG
- the LOC105383178 gene encoding XK-related protein 6 codes for MPKAMREMLEKGYSIDEPDRMPENIEITNFDILMYVLAIAGHFVDMAVDTNIAVRYYLAHKYMEFGWTFLFIVLPAVVNTAVSARMYSQDQQQDTEPDQFTKRRKLRIIMLILLMAPVMRVTDALIYALKSRKAERKRDLSSQRLYYKLMLKEDSDAALLKVFECFLEAAPQQVLQMSLLMWGEERFTLHQSLSIASSVVGMGWCLAAYQRAVRFTQQDKLNMNWVGSLLQTLWHFLVSLSRITAIAAMAYLFPHWITLACAVHILFMTTWLQFFDKSPFCAQNKMADILFSLALGAVYIFTYILPIEGRTRYRFATFYTLCFIENTASGVIWYLYAADTISPVYYYSILGLSVVPFVVGIVFMLVYYAFLHPKVRRGVRDFTITYKTNGDVPEIETT; via the exons ATGCCTAAAGCGATGCGGGAAATGTTGGAAAAAGGTTATTCCATTGATGAACCGGACCGTATGCCTGAAAACATTGAGATTACTAACTTCGACATCTTGATGTATGTTTTGGCTATCGCCGGCCACTTTGTGGACATGGCAGTGGACACCAACATCGCAGTTCGGTATTACTTGGCCCATAAGTACATGGAGTTTGGATGGACCTTTCTTTTCATAGTGCTCCCAGCGGTGGTCAATACTGCAGTCTCAGCTAGAAT GTACTCTCAGGACCAGCAGCAGGACACGGAGCCGGACCAGTTCACGAAGAGGCGAAAACTCCGCATCATCATGCTGATACTACTGATGGCTCCCGTCATGCGGGTCACTGATGCCCTGAT CTATGCACTAAAGTCCCGCAAGGCGGAGCGCAAGCGCGACCTGTCATCACAACGTCTGTACTACAAGCTGATGCTGAAGGAAGACTCGGACGCGGCGCTGCTGAAGGTGTTCGAGTGCTTCCTGGAGGCCGCGCCGCAGCAGGTGCTGCAGATGAGCCTGCTCATGTGGGGCGAGGAGAGGTTCACGT TGCACCAGAGCCTCTCGATCGCCTCCTCCGTGGTGGGCATGGGCTGGTGCCTGGCGGCGTACCAGCGCGCCGTGCGGTTCACGCAGCAGGACAAGCTCAACATGAACTGGGTCGGCAGCCTGCTGCAGACGCTGTGGCATTTTCTGGTTTCAT TGAGCAGAATAACGGCGATAGCAGCGATGGCGTACCTGTTCCCGCACTGGATCACGCTCGCTTGCGCCGTCCACATCTTATTTATGACCACGTGGCTGCAGTTCTTCGACAAGTCGCCATTTTGTGCgcaaaacaaaatggccgaCATTTTATTCTCCCTAGCATTAGGCGCCGTTTACATCTTCACTTATATTTTACCGATTGAAGGAAGAACTCGGTATAGATTTGCCACGTTTTATACGCTATGTTTTATTGAGAACACAGCGAGCGGTGTTATCTGGTATTTGTATGCCGCGGATACTATAAGCCCAGTGTATTACTACTCAATTTTGGGGCTGAGTGTAGTTCCGTTTGTGGTAGGGATAGTGTTTATGTTGGTGTACTATGCGTTTTTGCACCCTAAAGTTAGGAGAGGGGTCAGAGATTTCACGATTACGTACAAAACTAATGGGGATGTGCCAGAGATTGAAACTACATAA
- the LOC105382470 gene encoding facilitated trehalose transporter Tret1, whose amino-acid sequence MHSLYKQIFASLGPIAVSFSNGFVIGLQSVIIPNIRESSIKLTLQQESWLPAIMILMLFPSQFISGLLTSKFGRKYVILASQIPSVFAFVLLYLSQEFWHFFIAFLLSGLVGGGLGIGPMFLAEICSPKYRGVFMNLKIGFFAIGIALVHILSNFFHWRSLIMYGLISSLLGIISTAYCPDSPSWFASKGRFDECKKTFHWFRGDSENKELKQLIECQSKDLKRKQLISMENKLTVCKHLRERSFLLAVSLNLSCVLIVEACGKQQFMMYVFDIFSSIFSDKNNFYYYAFGLDLCDIIGGFTSCFVIHKFNRRSMLLGSGIPANILLYFICALSFCFSQDFISDKYSWVMICLFAVYFFILSCGALPTCFIIMGEVYPLEYRGVGVSISSIIFVGTMFIVTKISPFMLKYCGVSGTFLINAVISSLVLIHIYYYLPETNRKTLQDIENELKNNNNEINEDVEENIMLGNTFVSS is encoded by the exons ATGCATTCACTATATAAAcag ATATTCGCTTCGCTGGGCCCAATCGCAGTGTCTTTTTCTAACGGATTTGTAATTGGTCTACAATCAGTTATCATCCCAAATATAAGAGAGAGTTCTATCAAACTTACTTTGCAACAGGAATCTTGGCTGC CTGCAATCATGATTCTGATGTTGTTCCCATCTCAATTCATATCGGGATTACTGACTAGTAAGTTTGGAAGAAAGTACGTGATACTTGCATCTCAGATTCCGAGCGTGTTTGCATTCGTGCTCCTGTATTTGTCTCAAGAGTTTTGGCATTTTTTCATTGCATTTCTTTTGTCTGGCCTCGTCGGTGGTGGCCTAGGAATAGGTCCGATGTTTTTAGCCGAAATATGTTCACCAAAGTATAGAGGTGTATTTATGAATCTAAAAATTGGATTTTTTGCTATCGGCATAGCACTGGTTCATATTTTAAGCAATTTCTTTCACTGGAGATCACTAATAATGTACGGTTTAATATCCAgcttattaggtattatatcTACAGCATATTGTCCTGATAGTCCATCTTGGTTTGCCTCAAAAGGACGATTCgatgaatgtaaaaaaacattcCATTGGTTCCGAGGTGATAGCgaaaataaagaattaaaacAACTTATTGAATGTCAATCTAAAGATTTAAAGAGGAAACAACTTATTTCAATGGAAAATAAGTTAACAGTATGCAAACATCTCCGTGAGAGAAGTTTTTTACTGGCAGTTTCTTTGAATTTATCATGTGTACTGATAGTAGAGGCATGTGGTAAACAACAGTTCATGATGTATGTTTTTGATATATTTAGTTCTATATTTTCagacaaaaataatttttactattatgCTTTCGGACTTGACTTGTGTGACATAATAGGTGGCTTTACATCTTGCTTtgttattcataaatttaatCGCAGATCAATGTTATTGGGTTCTGGAATTCCAGctaatattttactatattttatatgtgCATTATCATTTTGCTTTTCCCAagattttatcagtgataaATATTCTTGGGTAATGATTTGTCTTTTtgctgtttatttttttattttatcctgTGGGGCTTTACCGACGTGTTTTATTATAATGGGAGAAGTGTACCCTTTAGAATATAGAGGGGTAGGTGTTTCTATATctagtattatttttgtcgGGACCATGTTTATAGTGACTAAAATATCGCCGTTTATGCTTAAATATTGTGGAGTTTCGGGGACGTTCCTTATAAATGCGGTGATTTCTTCACTGGTgttaattcatatttattattatttacctgAAACTAATCGAAAAACATTGCAGGATATAgaaaatgaattaaaaaataataataatgagatTAATGAGGATGttgaagaaaatattatgttaggtAATACTTTTGTTTCCTCTTAA